A single Oncorhynchus kisutch isolate 150728-3 linkage group LG19, Okis_V2, whole genome shotgun sequence DNA region contains:
- the klb gene encoding beta-klotho: protein MATYLFSLFLTVMVWRGDFCSLGEGRRQWQHPTTPEPFTQSQSFFHGTFPPGFLWGTGTSAFQTEGAWDSDGKGPSIWDHFTHFTHSSVADTASDGYNRWEEDVEALGYLGVRSYAFSLSWPRIFPDGVATGRPNRVAVEHYGRLLDRLLERGIEPVVTLFHWDLPQALQEHYGGWRNDTLVGLFDAYAAFCFRTYGGRVSYWITIHNPYLVAVQGYGTGVHAPGETGDSTAPFNVAHNLIKAHAKAWHTYDTYFRSTQNGKVSIVLGSHWMEPKRHQATPVNIELCQQSMEEVLGWFANPIFGDGDYPASMRSTHRELLPEFTPEEKHLVRGTADFFSLSFGPNNLRLGRSLAHYGQTVYPDMRRVLGWVRLEYGDLPVLVAEGGWFSAAAVEREDTDAIYLMKRFINQVLQAMVFDGVRVFGYTAWSLVDGFEWNYGYSVRRGLFYLDFSQANRTRVPKTTALFYRQVIKDNGFVSDEITGEVKGRFPCDFHWGVADSSLQVNFYPFSPQFTDPHLYSWNLTGDGALRPVQGVNLHIRGAQCTDYLAISGHVSLFKSTGASHYLFALNWSLILAQGDLSNVDTEALRYYRCFLTELRKQGLEAVVTLYYPTNRVPLLGLPGPLHASGGWLNQSTVEAFQRYAALCYRELGPWVSYWITINEPNRLVDAYKIGEEQHLAAHNLLLAHAKAWRLYEREYLSQQGGLVSLALHADWVEPANPFLESHATAAQRFLLFELGRFLDPLLGSREGEGKSGRYPPEVRRYLEERARVMGLPGSPLPHFTAREKEELGGALGFIALNHFTTRLVSPRPQSPQTAPPNPQQPPDHGCLLMSDHTWASSGLEQAVVPWGLRRVLRWVKERYGGALPVVVTASGVDDQAPVNDLLRQHYIRNYLQEALKARQLDGVNLKGFYVWKLQDQHVPEFGLFTSSHHKSRPKASIAAYREIIERSGFPGNNVTSSCRIIDRRAVCSICAHISENKLLLFFAACLLLMLAMLVGVVIVVVRGKRTRRRRRVGLPVCPIPLGRKCQPWERVSLQSVTDRIRVVRR from the exons ATGGCAACATACCTTTTCTCGCTCTTCCTGACAGTGATGGTCTGGCGCGGAGATTTCTGTTCCCTGGGGGAGGGCAGGAGGCAGTGGCAGCATCCCACCACCCCAGAGCCCTTCACCCAGAGCCAGTCCTTCTTCCATGGGACCTTCCCCCCAGGGTTCCTCTGGGGTACGGGGACCTCTGCCTTCCAGACCGAGGGGGCCTGGGACTCTGACGGTAAAGGCCCCTCAATCTGGGATCACTTCACCCACTTCACCCACTCAAGTGTCGCTGACACGGCCAGTGACGGCTACAACCGCTGGGAGGAGGACGTTGAGGCGCTGGGGTACCTCGGGGTGCGCTCCTACgccttctccctctcctggcCCCGAATCTTCCCCGACGGTGTTGCCACAGGTCGGCCCAATAGGGTGGCTGTGGAGCACTATGGGAGACTGCTCGACAGGCTCCTGGAGAGGGGAATTGAGCCGGTGGTCACCCTGTTCCATTGGGACCTTCCCCAGGCCCTGCAGGAGCACTACGGGGGGTGGAGGAATGACACCCTGGTGGGTTTGTTTGATGCATACGCTGCCTTCTGTTTTCGAACGTACGGGGGCCGTGTGAGTTACTGGATCACCATACACAACCCCTACCTGGTGGCAGTCCAGGGGTACGGGACAGGGGTGCACGCGCCTGGAGAGACAGGCGACTCCACCGCACCCTTCAATGTGGCCCACAACCTCATCAAG GCGCATGCCAAAGCATGGCACACCTATGACACCTACTTCCGGTCGACTCAGAATGGTAAAGTGTCCATCGTCTTGGGTTCCCATTGGATGGAGCCTAAGAGACACCAAGCCACACCGGTCAATATTGAACTCTGCCAGCAGTCCATGGAGGAGGTGCTTGGCTGGTTCGCCAATCCCATCTTCGGGGATGGGGACTACCCAGCATCCATGAGATCCACCCACAGGGAGCTTCTGCCTGAGTTCACCCCAGAGGAGAAACACTTGGTGCGGGGAACGGCTGACTTCTTTTCCCTGTCCTTTGGGCCTAACAACCTGCGTCTGGGCCGGAGTCTAGCCCACTATGGGCAGACTGTGTACCCGGACATGAGGCGGGTGCTGGGCTGGGTGAGGCTGGAGTATGGGGACCTGCCTGTGCTGGTGGCGGAGGGGGGCTGGTTCTCAGCTGCAGCTGTGGAGAGGGAGGATACAGATGCCATCTACCTGATGAAGAGGTTCATCAACCAGGTGCTGCAAG CGATGGTGTTTGACGGTGTCAGAGTGTTTGGCTACACAGCCTGGTCTCTGGTGGATGGTTTTGAGTGGAACTACGGCTACAGTGTGAGACGAGGCCTGTTCTACCTAGACTTCAGCCAGGCCAACAGAACCAGGGTTCCCAAGACCACTGCTCTGTTCTACAGGCAGGTCATCAAGGACAACGGTTTCGTCAGTGATGAGATCACCGGAGAGGTCAAAGGGCGTTTCCCATGTGACTTCCACTGGGGTGTGGCCGACTCCAGTCTACAG GTCAATTTCTATCCCTTCTCCCCTCAATTCACCGACCCCCACCTGTACAGCTGGAACCTGACAGGGGATGGGGCACTGCGTCCTGTCCAAGGAGTCAACCTCCACATCAGGGGGGCACAGTGCACTGACTACCTGGCCATCAGTGGTCACGTGAGCCTCTTTAAGTCCACAGGGGCATCTCACTACCTCTTCGCCCTCAACTGGTCCCTAATCCTTGCCCAAGGAGATCTGTCTAATGTGGACACAGAGGCcctaag GTACTACCGCTGCTTCCTCACCGAACTCCGCAAGCAGGGCCTGGAGGCTGTGGTCACCctctactaccctactaacagagTCCCTCTGCTGGGCTTGCCCGGCCCGCTGCATGCCTCTGGCGGCTGGCTGAACCAGAGCACGGTGGAGGCCTTCCAGAGATACGCAGCCCTCTGCTACAGGGAGCTGGGGCCCTGGGTGAGCTACTGGATTACCATCAATGAGCCCAACAGACTAGTGGATGCCTACAAGATCGGGGAGGAGCAACATCTGGCAGCCCATAATCTCCTCCTGGCCCATGCTAAGGCCTGGAGGCTTTATGAGAGGGAGTATCTCAGCCAACAGGGAGGACTGGTGTCCCTGGCTCTGCACGCAGACTGGGTAGAACCCGCCAACCCCTTCCTGGAGTCACATGCAACAGCCGCTCAGAGATTCCTGTTGTTTGAGCTTGGTCGTTTCCTAGACCCACTACtagggagcagagagggggagggtaagAGTGGTAGGTACCCTCCAGAGGTGAGGAGGTACTTGGAGGAGAGGGCAAGGGTGATGGGCCTCCCTGGATCCCCACTACCACACTTCACCGCCAGGGAAAAAGAGGAGCTAGGAGGGGCGCTGGGCTTCATTGCACTGAACCACTTCACCACACGTCTCGTGTCACCACGCCCCCAGTCTCCTCAGACTGCCCCACCTAACCCCCAGCAACCTCCAGACCATGGCTGCCTGCTGATGTCTGACCACACCTGGGCCTCTTCTGGTCTGGAGCAGGCAGTGGTCCCCTGGGGCCTCCGGAGGGTGCTGCGCTGGGTGAAGGAGAGGTATGGAGGGGCCCTGCCTGTTGTAGTCACAGCCAGTGGGGTAGACGACCAGGCCCCTGTAAATGATCTGCTCAGGCAGCACTACATCAGGAATTACCTACAGGAGGCCCTCAAAG CTCGCCAGTTGGATGGAGTCAACCTAAAGGGCTTCTACGTCTGGAAGCTGCAGGATCAACACGTCCCTGAGTTCGGCCTCTTCACCTCTTCCCACCACAAGTCCCGACCCAAAGCCTCCATCGCAGCCTACAGAGAGATCATCGAGCGCAGCGGTTTCCCTGGCAACAACGTCACATCCTCCTGTAGGATCATTGACCGCAGGGCGGTGTGTTCCATCTGCGCTCACATCTCAGAGAACAAACTGCTGCTGTTCTTCGCTGCATGCCTCCTCCTTATGTTAGCTATGCTGGTGGGGGTCGTCATCGTCGTCGTCAGGGGGAAgaggactaggaggaggaggagggtgggttTGCCGGTGTGTCCCATCCCGCTCGGGAGGAAGTGTCAGCCGTGGGAGAGAGTGTCACTACAGAGTGTGACGGATAGGATCCGCGTGGTCCGCCGTTAG
- the tlr1 gene encoding toll-like receptor 1 — protein sequence MRAVAVTLWAVAALMGVHQSTPPPSSEIHTIIVNLSSKNISAVPRNLPPCTEALDLSQNNIHKLGHEDFQVTTHLRFLNLSWNVLENIDPETFHPTPLLESLDLSHNQLQNLSDQRYLLLALNLRDLDLTFNMFHTMTLGVEFHSLTKLERLGLGAKIIRVEDFINITDVHLQTLTLRLEYLTAYESGSLSDVQAEKVSIGLTNKPTDRNLIADALLMFNEVELMGMNINGLVASYLVELVKERRAVNTTHLYLTNMAITWKHLTNTINAVFESPIIHLSTSDVAIHTPPVSDTPGRNTSHTKSFSARRAGVVSFFFSLEVLCNFFINMPVERLAMTETSIIHMTCPKLPSGILQLDFSDCALADTVFSRVEQQITVECTTLNKVNILVLRGNNLRSLQTLSKRVQNMISLSHLDLSLNSLVYSGQECHWPPNIVHLNLSSNGLSESVFSCLPNSTVSLDLQNNQISTVPETLLALDSLLALDLSANRLRDLPVCAGFPHLKYLLLRENSLHAPSVRVLETCPVLQVLDASRNPFTCTCGLRGFSDLGAGTGLGSGHPAIQLLHWPGAYRCSYPEAWRNSTLEGFQIPEISCNVGLLATAILCPAVAVIIVMVTLCHHLDIPWYLGMIRQWTRAKYRARTQQVRPEELEGVVFHAFVSYSQHDADWVKGQLLPNLEGSGGGLHICRHERDFVPGKTIVENIIQCVERSRRCVFVLSRHFVRSEWCHYELYFASHQRLTRGSDSVILVLLEPLPQYMIPSKYYQLKAMMGRHTYLEWPQDRGKHRLFWANLRAALQADLPTAPVRDDVDE from the coding sequence ATGAGGGCTGTGGCAGTCACCCTCTGGGCCGTGGCTGCGTTAATGGGAGTCCAtcagagcaccccccccccctcctcagaaATCCATACCATTATTGTCAACCTCTCCTCCAAAAACATATCCGCTGTTCCCAGAAACCTACCTCCATGCACCGAAGCCCTGGACCTCTCCCAGAACAACATACACAAACTTGGCCATGAGGATTTCCAAGTCACAACTCACCTGAGATTCCTCAACTTGTCTTGGAATGTCTTGGAGAATATTGATCCGGAGACGTTTCATCCCACTCCGCTCCTGGAGAGTCTGGACCTCTCACACAACCAGCTCCAGAACTTATCTGATCAACGGTACTTGCTGTTAGCACTGAACCTCAGAGACCTAGATCTGACCTTTAACATGTTCCACACCATGACCCTGGGGGTGGAGTTCCACAGCCTGACGAAGCTGGAGAGACTGGGGCTCGGAGCAAAAATCATCAGGGTGGAGGATTTCATCAACATCACTGACGTACACCTGCAAACTTTGACCCTTCGCCTGGAGTATCTCACAGCCTATGAGAGTGGCAGCCTGAGTGACGTCCAGGCGGAGAAGGTCAGCATCGGCCTGACGAACAAACCCACCGATCGAAATCTGATCGCAGACGCCCTGTTGATGTTCAACGAGGTTGAGCTGATGGGTATGAACATCAATGGCTTGGTAGCCAGTTACCTGGTGGAACTTGTGAAGGAGAGAAGGGCAGTCAACACCACACATCTTTACCTGACAAATATGGCCATCACCTGGAAGCACCTGACAAACACCATAAACGCTGTGTTCGAATCCCCCATCATCCACCTGAGCACTTCAGACGTGGCCATCCACACTCCACCTGTGAGTGACACCCCAGGAAGAAACACGTCCCACACTAAATCCTTCTCTGCCAGGCGAGCGGGGGTGGTTAGCTTTTTCTTCTCCCTGGAAGTCCTCTGTAACTTCTTCATCAACATGCCAGTGGAGCGTCTGGCGATGACTGAGACATCCATCATACACATGACCTGCCCCAAGTTGCCCAGTGGGATACTGCAGCTAGACTTCTCAGATTGTGCCTTGGCTGATACGGTCTTCTCCAGAGTAGAACAGCAAATCACAGTAGAGTGTACAACCCTGAATAAAGTAAACATCCTCGTTCTGAGAGGGAACAACCTCAGGTCCCTTCAAACCCTGAGCAAGAGGGTCCAGAACATGATCTCTCTGAGTCACCTGGACCTCAGCCTCAACTCGTTGGTTTACAGCGGCCAGGAATGCCACTGGCCACCGAACATTGTCCACCTGAACCTATCTTCCAATGGGCTGAGTGAGTCGGTATTTAGCTGCCTGCCGAATAGCACCGTCAGCCTGGACCTCCAGAACAACCAGATCTCCACTGTACCAGAGACCCTGCTGGCCCTGGACTCCCTCCTGGCCCTGGACCTGAGTGCCAACCGGCTGAGGGACCTCCCGGTGTGCGCTGGATTCCCACACCTTAAGTATCTCCTTCTCAGGGAAAACTCCCTCCATGCCCCATCTGTGAGAGTTCTGGAGACTTGCCCTGTTCTACAGGTTCTAGATGCCAGCCGAAACCCCTTCACCTGTACGTGTGGCCTGAGGGGCTTCAGCGATCTGGGTGCTGGGACTGGCCTGGGCAGCGGACACCCTGCAATCCAACTTCTCCACTGGCCAGGAGCCTATCGCTGCAGCTATCCCGAAGCCTGGAGGAACTCCACACTGGAGGGCTTCCAGATCCCTGAGATCTCCTGCAATGTCGGCCTGCTGGCAACGGCCATCTTGTGCCCGGCAGTGGCTGTTATCATTGTTATGGTGACTCTGTGCCACCACCTGGACATTCCATGGTATCTGGGCATGATCCGGCAGTGGACCCGGGCAAAGTACCGTGCCAGGACCCAGCAGGTCCGGCCCGAGGAACTGGAGGGGGTGGTGTTCCACGCCTTTGTGTCCTACAGCCAGCATGATGCAGATTGGGTCAAGGGCCAGCTCTTGCCTAATCTGGAAGGCTCCGGCGGGGGCCTCCACATCTGCCGCCATGAGAGGGACTTCGTCCCGGGGAAGACGATCGTGGAGAACATCATCCAATGCGTGGAGAGGAGCCGGCGCTGTGTGTTCGTCCTCTCTCGCCACTTCGTCCGGAGCGAGTGGTGCCACTATGAGCTGTACTTTGCCAGCCACCAGCGGTTGACCCGAGGGTCTGACAGTGTGATCCTGGTGCTCCTGGAGCCTCTGCCTCAGTACATGATCCCCTCCAAGTACTATCAGTTAAAGGCCATGATGGGCAGACACACCTATCTGGAGTGGCCCCAGGACAGGGGCAAGCACAGGCTGTTCTGGGCCAATCTCAGGGCTGCACTGCAGGCTGACCTGCCCACTGCACCTGTACGAGACGACGTGgatgagtga